From a single Oceanobacillus kimchii X50 genomic region:
- the holA gene encoding DNA polymerase III subunit delta, protein MSIMNIVNDIKKSVQPVYLAFGTESYFLEELKQALTKQVLNGDKSNLSSYDLNEIPIQEVLTDAETFPFFEEKKLIVATNASFLKAKPDKLPFEHNTSYLEEYVQNPPDYTVLLLIAPYEKLDERKKITKHLKNNSQLVDCQEIKEQDARKWLDSIISKNKITMDSKAKDMLEAEVANNIQLLQSEVEKMALYVGDGGHVSEADAQRLISHTPTSTSLAMVDAVMHGDIQRAMKIYKDLEKMNEDPIAMIALLSYQFRMILRVKLMKQKGYTQFQMQKQIGAHPYVIKIAMSRERNISQDRLEQMIQELAETDSVMKQGKMEKSLAFELLLMELVV, encoded by the coding sequence ATGTCAATAATGAATATTGTAAATGATATTAAGAAATCTGTTCAACCTGTTTATCTTGCATTTGGAACGGAGTCATATTTTTTAGAAGAATTGAAACAAGCTCTAACAAAACAAGTATTAAATGGAGATAAAAGTAATTTATCGTCATATGACTTAAATGAAATTCCAATTCAAGAAGTACTAACAGATGCAGAGACGTTTCCGTTTTTTGAGGAAAAAAAACTGATTGTTGCTACCAATGCATCATTTTTAAAAGCAAAACCGGACAAGCTACCATTTGAACATAATACTTCTTATTTAGAAGAGTATGTTCAAAATCCTCCAGATTATACAGTCTTATTACTTATTGCTCCTTATGAAAAATTAGATGAACGTAAAAAGATAACAAAACACCTTAAAAACAATTCCCAACTTGTGGACTGTCAAGAAATAAAAGAACAAGATGCGAGAAAATGGCTGGATTCAATCATATCAAAAAATAAGATAACAATGGATTCTAAAGCTAAAGATATGTTAGAGGCAGAAGTTGCGAATAATATCCAGTTATTACAGAGTGAAGTAGAGAAGATGGCGTTATATGTGGGAGATGGGGGACATGTTAGCGAGGCGGATGCTCAACGATTGATTTCTCACACTCCAACAAGCACCTCATTAGCAATGGTGGATGCAGTTATGCATGGAGATATTCAACGAGCAATGAAGATCTATAAGGATTTAGAAAAGATGAATGAAGATCCTATTGCGATGATCGCTTTATTATCTTATCAGTTCAGAATGATCCTTCGAGTAAAATTAATGAAACAAAAGGGATATACACAGTTTCAAATGCAAAAACAAATTGGAGCTCATCCATATGTCATTAAAATTGCAATGTCTAGAGAAAGAAATATTTCACAAGATAGATTAGAACAGATGATTCAGGAACTTGCTGAAACGGATAGTGTAATGAAGCAAGGGAAGATGGAAAAAAGTTTAGCGTTTGAATTATTATTAATGGAATTAGTTGTATAA
- the lepA gene encoding translation elongation factor 4, giving the protein MANKKRNVRNFSIIAHIDHGKSTLADRILENTKTVTKREMKDQLLDGMDLERERGITIKLNAVQLAYTSNKGEEFIFHLIDTPGHVDFTYEVSRSLAACEGAILVVDAAQGIEAQTLANVYLAMENELEIIPVINKIDLPSADTEKVKKELEDILGIDGDDVILASAKANIGIEEILERVTEVVPEPAGDGEAPLKALIFDSLYDSYRGVIAYVCVKEGSIKVGDKIQMMATGKEFEVNEVGVFTPKTVPKKELHVGDVGYLTASIKNVGDSRVGDTITHANRKAEEALPGYRRLNPMVFCGMYPVDSNDYNDLREALERLELNDSSLQYDPETSQALGFGYRCGFLGLLHMEIIQERIEREFGIDLITTAPSVIFEVEKTDGEVLNIDNPSEMPDPQVVEQIREPYVEATIMVPNEYVGPVMEISQKKRGNFIDMQYMDDIRVNVVYHIPLSEIVFDFFDQLKSNTKGYASFDYELIGYQQSNLVKMDILLNGDTIDALSFVVHRDFAYERGKQIVEKLKELIPRQQFEVPVQAAIGNKIVARSNIKAVRKDVTAKLYGGDITRKRKLLEKQKEGKKRMKMVGSVEVPQEAFMAVLKMDDN; this is encoded by the coding sequence ATGGCGAACAAAAAAAGAAACGTCAGGAATTTTTCGATTATCGCTCATATAGACCATGGGAAGTCTACTTTAGCTGATCGAATACTTGAAAATACAAAAACAGTAACGAAGCGTGAAATGAAAGATCAACTATTAGATGGAATGGATTTAGAACGCGAACGTGGAATTACGATTAAATTAAACGCAGTTCAACTTGCATACACAAGTAATAAGGGAGAAGAGTTCATTTTTCACTTAATTGATACACCAGGACATGTGGATTTCACATATGAGGTCTCTCGAAGTTTAGCTGCTTGTGAAGGAGCAATTTTAGTAGTTGATGCGGCTCAAGGAATCGAAGCTCAGACATTAGCGAATGTGTATTTAGCTATGGAAAATGAGCTTGAGATTATACCTGTAATTAATAAAATCGATTTACCTAGTGCAGATACTGAAAAAGTCAAAAAAGAATTAGAAGATATACTAGGAATTGATGGTGACGATGTTATATTAGCCTCTGCAAAAGCAAATATTGGTATTGAAGAAATATTAGAACGTGTTACAGAAGTCGTACCAGAACCAGCTGGTGATGGTGAAGCACCTTTAAAAGCTTTAATTTTTGATTCTTTATATGATTCTTATCGTGGTGTTATCGCTTATGTGTGTGTGAAAGAAGGTTCAATAAAAGTTGGTGATAAGATTCAAATGATGGCGACAGGAAAAGAATTTGAAGTTAATGAAGTAGGGGTATTTACACCAAAAACGGTTCCTAAAAAAGAATTACACGTAGGAGATGTAGGATATCTGACTGCTTCTATAAAAAATGTGGGAGATTCTCGTGTAGGGGATACCATCACTCATGCAAATCGGAAAGCAGAAGAAGCTTTGCCTGGTTATCGTCGTTTAAATCCTATGGTGTTCTGTGGAATGTATCCAGTCGATTCCAATGATTATAATGACTTAAGAGAAGCTTTAGAACGTCTTGAATTAAATGATTCCTCGTTACAGTATGATCCAGAAACTTCTCAAGCATTAGGTTTTGGATATCGTTGCGGATTCTTAGGTCTATTGCATATGGAAATTATTCAAGAGCGAATTGAGCGGGAATTTGGTATTGATTTAATTACAACAGCACCAAGTGTTATTTTTGAGGTTGAAAAAACAGATGGAGAAGTATTAAATATCGATAACCCATCTGAGATGCCTGATCCTCAAGTAGTAGAACAAATACGTGAACCATATGTTGAAGCAACAATAATGGTTCCGAATGAATATGTTGGCCCAGTTATGGAGATTTCACAGAAAAAACGTGGTAATTTTATTGATATGCAATACATGGATGACATTCGAGTAAATGTCGTATACCATATACCATTATCCGAAATTGTCTTTGATTTCTTTGACCAACTAAAGTCTAATACAAAAGGATATGCTTCATTTGACTATGAATTAATTGGCTATCAACAATCGAACTTAGTTAAGATGGATATTTTATTAAATGGAGATACGATAGATGCATTATCTTTTGTTGTCCATCGTGATTTTGCATATGAGCGCGGAAAACAAATTGTAGAGAAATTAAAAGAGTTAATTCCAAGACAACAATTTGAAGTACCAGTACAAGCTGCGATAGGAAATAAAATAGTAGCGAGATCAAATATTAAAGCAGTACGTAAAGATGTTACTGCCAAACTCTATGGTGGAGATATAACACGTAAACGTAAACTATTAGAGAAACAAAAAGAAGGAAAGAAACGAATGAAAATGGTTGGATCTGTAGAAGTACCGCAAGAGGCATTTATGGCGGTATTGAAGATGGATGATAACTAA
- a CDS encoding stage II sporulation protein P — MKKNIKPFIQVFSRRSGLYLASILVLFLMIGILTTVQPAYRFSSTILSDWTRNIDELVFYNMLGMENRAYKSSFPDDEELPKLSNIFFQLATNIQPSDPRSLLGNELPGFSIYDSQILMASGDDNHFTSFPIESNPPLEEVLKDREAVVEEDVDEELPPEEDVEQTTGDRDVVFLYTTHNRESFLPHLPGVEDPNSAMHAEINISKVSERLGQSLERKGIGTYVDKTDFGQQLNEQGKKYHQSYEVSREAVETAFSGNKDIQYVFDLHRDALRRDKTTIEIDGESYAKLIFVVGTAHANYEENMKTATELNALIEEKYPGLSRGIYPKDGSNGNGVYNQDVSGNALLIEFGGVDNTMEELYRSADALAEVFSEYYWDAEEVSNP; from the coding sequence ATGAAAAAAAACATCAAGCCCTTTATACAAGTCTTTTCAAGGCGAAGTGGACTATACCTAGCGAGCATACTCGTATTATTTTTAATGATCGGCATCTTAACTACAGTTCAGCCGGCTTATCGCTTTTCTTCAACTATTTTGTCTGATTGGACAAGAAATATCGATGAATTGGTATTCTATAATATGTTAGGAATGGAAAATCGAGCATATAAAAGTTCCTTCCCTGATGATGAAGAGTTGCCTAAGTTATCAAATATATTCTTCCAGCTTGCAACTAATATACAACCAAGTGATCCGAGAAGTCTCCTAGGAAATGAATTACCTGGTTTTTCAATATATGACAGCCAAATTTTAATGGCGAGCGGCGATGATAATCATTTTACAAGCTTTCCTATTGAATCCAATCCTCCTTTGGAAGAAGTGTTGAAGGACCGGGAAGCTGTTGTAGAAGAAGATGTTGATGAAGAGCTTCCTCCTGAAGAAGATGTAGAGCAAACTACTGGTGATCGAGATGTTGTTTTCCTATATACAACACACAATCGAGAATCGTTTTTACCACATTTGCCAGGTGTGGAAGATCCAAACTCTGCGATGCATGCCGAAATTAATATTTCTAAAGTCAGTGAACGGCTAGGACAATCTCTAGAACGAAAAGGTATTGGTACTTACGTCGATAAGACAGATTTTGGCCAACAACTGAATGAACAAGGGAAAAAATATCATCAGTCCTATGAAGTATCTCGAGAAGCAGTAGAAACAGCATTTTCTGGAAATAAAGATATTCAGTATGTGTTTGATTTACATCGTGATGCGTTACGTAGAGATAAAACTACAATAGAAATTGATGGAGAAAGCTATGCCAAACTGATTTTTGTTGTTGGGACAGCACATGCGAATTATGAAGAAAATATGAAGACTGCTACAGAATTAAATGCACTTATTGAAGAAAAATATCCAGGATTGAGTCGAGGTATTTATCCAAAAGATGGTTCAAATGGAAATGGAGTATATAATCAAGATGTTTCGGGTAATGCATTACTAATCGAATTTGGAGGAGTCGACAATACGATGGAAGAACTGTATCGATCCGCTGATGCGTTAGCTGAAGTATTTAGTGAATATTATTGGGATGCAGAAGAAGTGTCTAATCCTTAG
- the rpsT gene encoding 30S ribosomal protein S20 — protein sequence MANIKSAIKRVEVNEKKRVSNSKQLSAMRTEIKRVEKAVEANDTDNAKSLFQSASKHIDKAAQKGIIHQNAANRQKSRLANQINAL from the coding sequence ATGGCAAATATTAAATCTGCAATTAAACGTGTAGAAGTTAACGAGAAGAAACGTGTTTCTAATAGCAAACAACTTTCTGCAATGCGTACTGAAATTAAGCGTGTAGAGAAAGCAGTTGAAGCAAACGATACAGATAATGCGAAATCTCTTTTCCAATCTGCATCAAAACACATTGATAAAGCAGCTCAAAAAGGTATCATCCATCAAAATGCTGCTAACCGTCAAAAATCTCGTTTAGCAAACCAGATAAATGCATTATAA
- the hrcA gene encoding heat-inducible transcriptional repressor HrcA — translation MLTERQLIILQVIIDDFIETAHPIGSRALSKKEYLPYSAATIRNEMADLEDLGFLEKTHTSSGRIPSEKGYRYYVDHLIGPVMNQHEAGILRNYTDGEFFEFEQVVQMTAEVLSELTNYTSIILGPEMFEATLKQIQVLTLSDHTAVAILVTSTGHVEHRSFALPKGIDSSDLEKLVNILNDRLRGVPIIRLGEVISSEVVQLMRRYIVDSEASFDLLRAFFMNEHPVKLYFGGKSNILMQPEFNDVDKIRSFYALIEQEDEIANLLKNTHHGIKVSIGNENEVEAIKDLSLITASYHVGENLMGTIALLGPTRMEYKKVISLMKGISDEMTNTLDKWYKRDS, via the coding sequence ATGTTAACTGAAAGGCAACTGATCATTTTACAAGTCATTATTGATGATTTTATTGAAACTGCACACCCCATTGGGTCACGTGCATTATCAAAAAAGGAATACCTTCCGTATAGTGCAGCTACTATCCGGAATGAAATGGCGGACTTAGAAGATTTAGGTTTTCTTGAAAAAACGCATACTTCATCAGGAAGAATTCCTTCAGAAAAAGGTTATCGTTATTATGTAGACCACCTTATAGGTCCAGTGATGAACCAGCATGAAGCGGGAATATTACGTAATTATACTGACGGAGAGTTTTTCGAATTTGAACAAGTAGTACAAATGACTGCAGAAGTATTATCTGAACTAACAAATTATACTTCGATAATTTTAGGGCCAGAAATGTTTGAAGCTACGCTGAAACAAATTCAAGTATTGACACTTTCTGATCATACCGCTGTAGCGATCCTAGTAACCAGCACTGGTCATGTAGAGCACCGATCTTTTGCCCTACCTAAAGGCATAGATTCTTCGGATTTAGAAAAATTAGTGAATATTTTAAATGACCGGTTAAGAGGTGTGCCGATTATACGATTAGGTGAGGTTATTTCCAGTGAGGTTGTACAACTAATGAGACGCTATATAGTTGATTCTGAGGCTTCTTTTGATTTACTTCGAGCATTCTTTATGAACGAACATCCTGTTAAATTGTATTTTGGCGGGAAATCGAACATTCTAATGCAGCCTGAGTTTAACGATGTTGATAAAATTCGATCGTTTTATGCCTTAATAGAACAAGAAGATGAAATAGCAAATCTCTTAAAAAATACACATCATGGTATAAAAGTGTCGATTGGCAATGAAAATGAAGTAGAAGCAATCAAAGATTTAAGTCTCATAACTGCATCCTATCATGTTGGAGAAAATCTTATGGGCACAATTGCCTTATTAGGGCCAACAAGAATGGAATACAAAAAGGTGATTTCTTTAATGAAAGGAATTTCCGATGAAATGACTAACACTTTAGATAAGTGGTATAAGCGAGATTCTTAG
- the dnaK gene encoding molecular chaperone DnaK, with the protein MSKIIGIDLGTTNSCVSVMEGGEAVVIPNPEGNRTSPSVVAFKNGERQVGEVAKRQAITNPNTIQSIKRHMGTDYKVKIEDKEYTPQEVSAIILQYIKSYAEDYIGEKVEKAVITVPAYFNDAERQATKDAGKIAGLEVERIINEPTAAALAYGIDKEDQDQTILVYDLGGGTFDVSILDIGDGTFEVVSTAGDNRLGGDDFDQVIIDHMVQEFKKENGIDLSQDKMATQRLKDAAEKAKKDLSGVTQTQISLPFITAGEAGPLHLEMTMSRAKFDEISSDLVERTMQPTRKALSDASLSKSDIDKVILVGGSTRIPAVQEAIKKELGQDPSKGVNPDEVVALGAAIQGGVLQGDVKDVLLLDVTPLSLGIETMGAVTTKLIERNTTIPTSASQTFSTAADNQTAVDIHVLQGEREMAADNKTLGRFQLTDIPPAPRGMPQIEVSFDIDANGIVNVRAKDLGTNKEQSITIKSSSGLSDEEVDRMVKEAEENADADKQRREEVDLRNEADQLIFTTDKTIKDLDDKVSEEDKQKAESAKDELKQALESGDMEQVKAKKEALEEHVQQLSAKLYEQVQQEAQQASGEQGEESGKQDDDVVDADYSEVDDDDKK; encoded by the coding sequence ATGAGTAAAATTATTGGAATTGACTTAGGAACTACAAATTCATGTGTATCAGTAATGGAAGGTGGCGAAGCTGTTGTCATTCCGAACCCGGAAGGTAACCGTACTTCTCCATCTGTAGTTGCTTTTAAAAATGGTGAACGCCAAGTTGGTGAAGTAGCTAAACGACAAGCAATTACAAACCCAAATACTATTCAATCTATTAAGCGTCACATGGGTACAGACTATAAAGTTAAAATTGAAGATAAAGAATACACTCCTCAAGAGGTTTCTGCGATTATTCTTCAATACATTAAGTCTTATGCGGAAGATTACATTGGTGAAAAAGTGGAAAAAGCGGTAATCACAGTACCAGCATACTTTAATGATGCAGAGCGTCAAGCTACAAAAGATGCAGGTAAAATCGCAGGTCTTGAAGTAGAACGTATTATTAACGAACCTACTGCAGCAGCATTAGCATATGGTATTGACAAAGAAGATCAAGATCAAACAATCCTTGTGTATGACCTTGGTGGTGGTACATTTGACGTGTCTATTCTTGATATTGGTGATGGTACATTTGAAGTAGTATCTACTGCAGGTGACAATCGTCTAGGTGGAGATGATTTTGACCAAGTGATTATTGATCATATGGTACAAGAGTTTAAAAAAGAAAACGGAATTGATCTATCTCAAGATAAAATGGCTACACAGCGCTTGAAAGATGCAGCAGAAAAAGCGAAAAAAGATTTATCTGGTGTAACACAAACACAAATCTCTCTTCCGTTTATAACAGCAGGAGAAGCTGGTCCGTTACACTTAGAAATGACTATGTCCCGTGCGAAATTTGACGAGATTTCTTCAGACTTAGTTGAACGTACCATGCAACCAACTCGTAAAGCATTATCCGATGCAAGCTTATCAAAAAGCGACATTGATAAAGTAATTCTTGTTGGTGGTTCTACTCGTATCCCGGCTGTTCAAGAAGCTATTAAGAAAGAATTAGGTCAGGATCCTTCAAAAGGTGTAAATCCAGATGAAGTCGTAGCACTTGGTGCTGCAATTCAAGGTGGAGTTCTTCAAGGGGATGTAAAAGATGTATTATTACTTGATGTAACACCATTATCATTAGGTATCGAAACGATGGGGGCAGTAACTACAAAATTAATTGAACGTAATACTACTATTCCAACTAGTGCGTCTCAAACATTCTCTACTGCAGCTGATAATCAAACAGCAGTTGATATTCATGTCCTTCAAGGTGAACGTGAAATGGCTGCAGATAATAAAACACTTGGACGCTTCCAATTAACTGATATCCCACCAGCACCACGTGGTATGCCACAAATTGAAGTTAGCTTTGATATTGATGCTAATGGTATTGTTAACGTACGTGCAAAAGACCTTGGTACGAATAAAGAACAATCAATTACAATTAAATCTTCATCAGGTCTTTCTGATGAGGAAGTAGATCGTATGGTAAAAGAAGCTGAAGAAAATGCAGATGCGGATAAACAACGCCGTGAAGAAGTAGATTTAAGAAATGAAGCAGATCAACTTATCTTTACAACAGATAAAACAATCAAAGACTTAGATGATAAAGTTTCTGAAGAAGATAAACAAAAAGCAGAATCTGCTAAAGATGAATTGAAACAAGCGCTTGAGTCCGGTGATATGGAACAAGTGAAAGCGAAAAAAGAAGCATTAGAAGAGCATGTACAACAATTATCTGCTAAACTTTATGAGCAAGTACAACAAGAAGCTCAACAAGCTTCTGGTGAGCAAGGTGAAGAAAGTGGTAAACAAGATGATGATGTTGTAGACGCTGATTATTCTGAAGTAGACGATGATGATAAAAAATAA
- the hemW gene encoding radical SAM family heme chaperone HemW, giving the protein MNSIKAVYIHIPFCKQICHYCNFVKYFYMENKADDYVEALIREIDCTVSGYNVHVDTIYMGGGTPTALNVEQLKKLFGFLDRKFNLGTCKEFTIEINPGDIDQEKAHLLSSYGVNRVSFGVQVMDDDMLRKIGRMHSVKDVYETVNLLTKNEFHNISLDLIYALPNQTVEHFEQTLNDALQFGLPHYSTYALQIEPKTVFYHKQNKGQLQRPPEDAEVEMYRILQREMINRGIEQYEISNFAKPGYESNHNLTYWNNDYYYGFGAGAHGYIPGKRTSNIKPLGTYIRSASEGSAIDEIETITIKDQIEEELFLQLRKTSGISKKMFQQKYGVSLEKLYANELQVLLEQGLLRLKDGNYRLTDRGMLLGDQVFSKFLMMQSFDDKIIQLES; this is encoded by the coding sequence TTGAATTCAATAAAGGCAGTATACATACACATTCCATTTTGTAAACAAATATGTCATTACTGCAATTTTGTTAAATACTTTTATATGGAAAATAAGGCTGACGATTATGTTGAAGCACTCATCCGTGAAATAGATTGCACAGTATCAGGATATAATGTTCATGTAGATACAATTTATATGGGTGGAGGCACACCTACTGCTTTAAATGTTGAACAACTCAAAAAATTATTTGGTTTTTTAGATAGAAAATTTAATTTAGGAACTTGTAAAGAGTTTACGATTGAAATAAATCCCGGTGACATCGATCAAGAAAAAGCTCATTTACTTTCTTCGTATGGAGTTAACCGTGTTTCGTTCGGTGTACAAGTAATGGACGATGACATGCTACGTAAAATCGGTAGAATGCATTCTGTGAAAGATGTATATGAAACAGTCAATCTATTAACCAAAAATGAATTCCATAATATAAGTCTGGATTTAATCTATGCATTACCAAACCAAACAGTAGAACACTTTGAACAAACATTAAATGATGCGCTTCAATTTGGATTACCACATTATTCAACCTATGCATTACAAATCGAACCGAAGACGGTATTTTATCATAAGCAGAATAAAGGTCAGTTACAACGCCCTCCAGAGGATGCAGAAGTGGAAATGTATCGCATATTGCAACGGGAGATGATAAATCGTGGAATAGAGCAGTATGAAATAAGTAATTTTGCAAAACCTGGATATGAAAGTAACCATAACCTTACATATTGGAATAATGATTATTATTACGGGTTTGGTGCAGGAGCTCATGGATACATTCCAGGTAAGCGAACATCAAATATTAAACCATTAGGTACGTATATCCGTTCTGCTAGTGAAGGAAGTGCAATTGACGAAATTGAAACAATCACTATTAAAGACCAAATAGAAGAAGAACTTTTCTTACAGCTACGTAAAACATCTGGAATTAGTAAAAAGATGTTTCAACAAAAATATGGAGTATCTCTCGAAAAATTATATGCAAATGAATTGCAGGTGCTATTAGAACAAGGTTTATTAAGATTGAAAGATGGGAACTACCGTTTAACGGACAGAGGAATGCTATTAGGGGATCAAGTATTCTCGAAATTCTTAATGATGCAATCTTTTGATGATAAAATTATTCAATTAGAAAGCTAA
- the grpE gene encoding nucleotide exchange factor GrpE: protein MNDKNDQVTSDQVQENEQEVIDVNESVDQSEENETEQPQEEAVENDEIAKLQQEKDETYNRLVRLQAEFDNYKRRTLKEREADRKYKSQDLITELLPAMDNFERALQVEVTEENKSIIDGIMMVYRQLQEALTSQGVEPIKTEGEAFDPNLHHAVMQIEDESVESNVVVEELQKGYQLKDRVIRPAMVKVNK, encoded by the coding sequence ATGAATGATAAAAATGATCAAGTTACTTCTGACCAAGTGCAAGAAAACGAACAAGAAGTAATTGATGTAAACGAATCCGTTGATCAATCAGAAGAGAATGAAACGGAGCAACCTCAAGAAGAGGCTGTTGAAAATGATGAAATTGCAAAACTACAACAAGAAAAAGATGAAACTTACAATCGCTTAGTGCGTCTTCAAGCAGAATTTGATAACTATAAGCGAAGAACGCTAAAAGAAAGAGAGGCGGATCGTAAGTATAAATCACAAGATTTAATCACGGAACTTTTACCAGCTATGGATAACTTTGAACGAGCTTTACAGGTTGAAGTGACGGAAGAAAACAAGAGCATTATCGACGGTATAATGATGGTGTATCGCCAACTACAAGAAGCTTTAACATCGCAAGGTGTTGAGCCAATCAAAACCGAGGGTGAGGCTTTTGACCCGAATCTTCATCACGCAGTAATGCAAATTGAGGATGAAAGTGTGGAATCCAATGTAGTTGTAGAAGAATTACAAAAAGGATACCAGCTTAAAGATCGTGTTATTCGACCAGCGATGGTAAAAGTGAATAAATAA
- a CDS encoding YqzM family protein has protein sequence MNEFEKDVQYKGNDVVDSIKGFTFSFLFFFLIFAIGVAISFIGQ, from the coding sequence TTGAACGAATTTGAAAAAGATGTACAGTATAAAGGAAATGATGTAGTTGATTCAATCAAAGGTTTTACTTTTTCATTTCTATTCTTCTTTTTAATCTTTGCAATTGGCGTAGCAATTAGTTTTATCGGTCAATAA
- the gpr gene encoding GPR endopeptidase, with amino-acid sequence MEEQQVPFQVRTDLAIEAKDMYSESKPEETSDKEIKGVTFKERTDKDIKISYVDIDKEGEKILGKKPGSYVTIYADGVKKQDTDRQRQAAQVLAKELEDLMRKNNVTKESTCLVVGLGNWNVTPDALGPMTVEKVLVTSHLFRLQYETVAQGYRDVAAVTPGVMGVTGIETSDIIFGIVEKYKPDLVIAIDALASRSINRVNETIQLSDTGIHPGSGIGNKRKEISKKTLGIPVIAIGVPTVVDAVTITSDTIDYVLKHFGREWKEKDDPSKSLTPAGMSFGSRELTDEDLPNMEKRKTVLGIVGELSDEEKRKLITEVLTPMGHNLMVTPKEVDGFMIDMAEVLANGINTALHEKVDVDNFANYSR; translated from the coding sequence ATGGAAGAACAACAAGTCCCTTTCCAGGTTCGTACTGACTTAGCAATTGAAGCGAAGGATATGTACAGTGAATCGAAGCCTGAAGAAACAAGTGATAAAGAGATAAAAGGAGTTACATTTAAAGAAAGAACGGATAAAGATATTAAGATTTCATATGTGGATATTGATAAAGAAGGAGAAAAGATCTTAGGAAAAAAACCAGGTTCCTATGTCACTATCTATGCTGATGGGGTGAAAAAACAAGATACGGATCGTCAAAGACAAGCAGCTCAAGTTTTGGCAAAAGAACTAGAAGACTTAATGAGGAAAAATAACGTTACGAAAGAAAGTACATGTTTAGTTGTTGGCTTAGGAAATTGGAATGTTACTCCGGATGCGTTAGGACCGATGACCGTAGAAAAAGTATTAGTAACGAGTCATCTTTTTCGTCTGCAATATGAGACTGTAGCACAAGGCTATCGTGATGTTGCTGCTGTTACTCCAGGAGTTATGGGAGTAACAGGTATAGAAACTAGTGATATTATCTTTGGGATAGTTGAAAAGTATAAACCTGATTTGGTAATAGCAATCGATGCATTAGCTTCTCGTTCTATTAATCGTGTAAATGAAACGATTCAACTTTCAGACACAGGAATTCATCCTGGATCTGGAATTGGAAATAAACGAAAAGAAATCAGCAAAAAAACGTTAGGTATTCCGGTGATCGCTATTGGAGTTCCCACAGTTGTTGATGCAGTTACCATTACAAGTGATACGATTGACTATGTCTTAAAACATTTTGGTAGAGAGTGGAAAGAAAAAGATGACCCATCTAAATCTTTAACTCCTGCCGGTATGTCGTTTGGAAGTAGAGAATTAACAGACGAAGATTTACCAAATATGGAAAAAAGAAAGACAGTTTTAGGAATTGTAGGGGAACTGTCAGATGAAGAAAAGCGAAAACTTATCACCGAGGTTCTTACGCCGATGGGACATAATTTAATGGTAACTCCAAAAGAAGTTGATGGATTTATGATTGATATGGCAGAGGTATTAGCTAATGGTATAAATACTGCATTACATGAAAAGGTTGATGTTGATAACTTTGCTAACTATTCTCGTTAG